Proteins co-encoded in one Bacteroidota bacterium genomic window:
- a CDS encoding glycosyltransferase family 39 protein — protein sequence PASDFRLLTLKNTYSARSINTILLLLIIVAFIIVKIPYLSLPYYWDEAWVYGSAIRAMEAAHISLLPDALPVHYSRGHPLLFHFTGALWLRVFGTSLMASHIFALLISVALIVSIYYFVKNIFSKRASLLACLFIVLQPIFLAQSVLVLPEIMLSLFSLLTLYFFIQQKWIGYLITGTLALYTKETGIVAIAAAITCQLTDILFLKRKEDVLKSKLAGLLITTFPLALITFFFIIQKQVNGWYFFPEHIDFLSHDLKTFSDRLVAFSAQLFVYWGKNLLTAAILASLFLFFYFKHRLNNKQNKTLLILSIYIVLFLISSSFNFYSDRYVMSMVAPFCIIAASLIDITFTKRILVYLFVVAYAALQIFMYIPQKTSSDHNLGYADCVKVHQQMVNYCTENRLMDRKFFTHFLMMANLTNPYCGYIREDQRFTSVTSTSGPDIELYIFNNMEGHDDYEKMKGRNDITLVKRFQLNHAWSEIYEVKK from the coding sequence TTCCGGCTTCGGACTTCCGACTTCTGACCCTTAAAAACACTTATTCCGCTCGCAGTATAAACACGATACTCCTGCTTCTTATTATTGTTGCCTTTATAATTGTTAAAATACCCTATTTGTCGTTACCCTATTACTGGGACGAGGCCTGGGTATACGGATCAGCCATAAGGGCCATGGAAGCCGCTCATATAAGCCTGCTGCCTGACGCATTACCGGTTCACTATTCAAGGGGGCACCCATTATTGTTTCATTTTACAGGCGCATTGTGGCTGCGGGTATTCGGCACCTCATTAATGGCCAGCCATATTTTCGCTTTGCTTATTTCAGTCGCACTTATCGTTTCAATATATTATTTCGTTAAAAATATTTTTTCTAAAAGAGCAAGTCTGTTGGCTTGTCTTTTTATTGTACTTCAACCGATATTCCTGGCACAATCGGTACTTGTACTGCCTGAAATAATGCTGTCGCTTTTTTCATTACTTACCCTTTATTTTTTCATACAACAAAAATGGATCGGGTACTTAATTACGGGAACGCTCGCTTTATACACCAAAGAAACCGGCATAGTTGCGATTGCCGCGGCTATTACCTGTCAGTTAACCGATATACTTTTCCTGAAAAGAAAAGAAGATGTTTTAAAAAGTAAACTTGCCGGGCTATTAATCACTACTTTTCCACTGGCTCTCATTACATTTTTCTTCATTATCCAGAAGCAGGTAAACGGCTGGTATTTTTTTCCTGAACACATTGATTTTCTTTCACACGATCTGAAAACATTTAGCGATAGATTGGTGGCCTTTTCGGCCCAGCTGTTTGTATACTGGGGAAAAAACCTGCTAACCGCGGCTATTCTTGCTTCACTGTTTCTTTTCTTCTATTTTAAACACCGCCTGAATAACAAACAAAACAAAACATTGCTGATACTTTCAATATATATTGTCCTGTTTCTTATTTCAAGCTCATTTAATTTTTACAGCGACAGGTACGTAATGAGCATGGTTGCCCCTTTTTGCATTATCGCGGCTTCACTTATTGATATCACATTCACAAAACGAATATTGGTGTATCTGTTTGTTGTCGCGTATGCAGCCCTGCAAATTTTCATGTACATACCACAAAAAACAAGCAGCGACCATAATTTAGGCTATGCCGATTGCGTAAAAGTGCATCAACAAATGGTAAACTACTGCACAGAAAACCGATTGATGGACAGAAAATTTTTCACGCACTTTTTAATGATGGCCAATTTAACAAATCCATATTGCGGGTATATAAGGGAGGATCAACGGTTCACATCTGTTACCTCTACGTCCGGACCTGACATTGAATTGTATATATTCAATAATATGGAGGGCCATGATGACTATGAAAAAATGAAAGGGAGAAACGACATCACCCTGGTCAAACGCTTTCAGTTAAACCATGCCTGGTCGGAAATATATGAGGTGAAAAAATGA
- a CDS encoding glycosyltransferase family 2 protein encodes MNISVVIPLLNEEESLTELSNWIAKVMNENKFSYEVIFVDDGSKDGSWKVIESLSANNPAIKGIKFRRNYGKSAALNTAFEAALGDVIITMDADLQDSPDEIPGLYKMITEEGFDLISGWKKKRYDPINKTIPTRLFNRVTRSISGIQLHDFNCGLKAYKKDVVKSIEVYGEMHRYIPVIAKWAGFTKIGEKTVQHQERKYGKSKFGIERFINGFLDLMTITFVSKFGKRPMHLFGLLGCIMFFIGFTAAVYLGAAKLYCVYNHLPARLLTQRPSFYISLTTMVIGTVLFLAGFIGELISRNSPIRNNYLVEKRTGNEGVRS; translated from the coding sequence ATGAATATTTCCGTAGTCATACCCCTATTAAATGAAGAGGAGTCTTTAACCGAACTAAGCAATTGGATCGCTAAAGTGATGAACGAAAATAAATTTTCGTACGAAGTTATTTTTGTTGATGATGGAAGTAAAGATGGTTCCTGGAAAGTAATAGAATCACTTTCGGCAAACAATCCCGCAATAAAAGGAATTAAATTCAGAAGAAATTATGGTAAATCGGCCGCGCTGAATACAGCCTTCGAAGCTGCCCTGGGTGATGTAATAATTACAATGGACGCGGACCTGCAGGACAGCCCGGATGAGATTCCCGGTCTGTATAAAATGATTACAGAAGAAGGCTTCGATCTGATCTCGGGCTGGAAGAAAAAAAGATATGATCCTATAAACAAAACCATCCCTACCCGATTATTTAACAGGGTAACACGGAGCATATCCGGCATACAGCTGCACGATTTTAATTGCGGCTTAAAGGCGTATAAAAAGGATGTGGTAAAAAGTATTGAAGTGTATGGGGAGATGCATCGTTACATCCCTGTTATTGCCAAGTGGGCCGGCTTCACTAAAATAGGCGAAAAAACTGTCCAGCACCAGGAGCGCAAATACGGCAAAAGCAAATTCGGCATAGAGCGCTTTATCAATGGCTTTCTTGATCTGATGACCATTACTTTTGTTTCAAAGTTTGGCAAACGCCCCATGCATTTGTTCGGATTACTTGGCTGCATTATGTTCTTTATTGGTTTTACGGCAGCGGTTTACCTTGGAGCTGCCAAGCTCTATTGTGTTTACAACCATCTGCCCGCCCGGTTGCTTACGCAGCGTCCTTCGTTTTATATTTCGTTGACGACAATGGTTATTGGCACCGTTCTGTTTTTAGCGGGCTTTATTGGGGAACTGATCTCGAGGAATTCTCCTATACGGAATAATTATCTGGTGGAAAAGAGAACAGGGAATGAAGGAGTTAGGAGTTAG
- a CDS encoding SBBP repeat-containing protein codes for MYQSKTYIKGLFLLILFAYTALYASGTTVSKEQAQEWMTKQSSPGFQENKGQMADVNGAPVPFVLFKVQVPDLNIWLTTSGLTYQFFKLKEDENKRSLSETAYQKDEDKITGSWHRVDMSLKSANIKRENIFTEGNITQGEVNFYLGHCAKGIFNVKTYTKITIREIYPGIDWILYTTPADLSLPSTEAGSGFGMKHDFIVHPGADPTQIKLIYEGSGKLKVSSDQIHFENKLGELTEGKLLCYQGDLSAAITSGYSVKRTGKDIGNGFSYEVRIKTGQYNIHETLIIDPQLFWATFYGGSGFNGPRGIDCDANGNLYVAGYSSSVNFPTLAFGGAYYDNTCGGGPQDVYILRFTNTGVLTWATYYGGSGDEFGNAIVCDGAGNVYVTGQATGSFPTLARAGAYNQSVFGGGARDAFVLRFSNTGVLTWATYYGGSGDDIGQSITCDGLNNIYVTGQAGLGFPTQSLAGAYNQAAFGGGGGTPTDAFILRFDNAGTCVWATYYGGIANEMGTCIASDGANNLYVTGQCNNIGGAFPSQAWAGAYNQSAVSGFSDIFILRFSNSGVRTWATLYGGSNWDMAGSILCDASGNIYVTGETNSVDLPIQARSGAYNQAVWGGSGFTSYDIFVLRFTTAGVLNWATYYGGAGNESFGSYDNLETDICGNVYVGLYASTGLYTFGTTTCSQYYDPSVNGSRDPFIIKFSNAGSVLWATFFGGGGNGDFRAALATDNSGNLFVAGEWAAAGGYPVTNPGGGAYIDATYNGGEDAYFAKFIPVVSTYTQGQVNATSCASCNGSATINVSCGNPSYNYVWSNGAQTLNSTSATNTITGLCTGTYTVTVTDAGCIPVPYTTTFTISSVGGPCGSVAVTATGTNACAGDCATAMANPIGGTSPYTYFWSNGAATQNISPCPVSTTTYTVTITDAGGSTATSTTVVTVDPAVIVGATATNITCSGVADGSVIANPGSGTSPYVYSWSAPGGQTTQTVTGLSQGSYTVKVTDSKGCTSTSTTAIISPPPLSGQFNKGTASCSGCGCKEWIMVNATGGTGPYNYLWPDGHINRYKNGLCSGSSTIKITDKNGCSINVNLSGP; via the coding sequence ATGTATCAAAGTAAAACCTATATAAAGGGACTGTTTCTTTTGATCCTGTTTGCATATACAGCATTATATGCTTCAGGAACCACTGTAAGTAAGGAGCAGGCGCAGGAGTGGATGACAAAGCAGAGTTCTCCCGGTTTTCAGGAAAATAAGGGACAGATGGCTGATGTTAATGGCGCGCCTGTTCCATTCGTCCTTTTTAAAGTGCAGGTGCCTGATCTCAATATATGGCTTACCACAAGTGGACTTACCTATCAGTTTTTTAAGTTGAAAGAAGATGAGAATAAAAGATCCCTATCAGAAACTGCTTATCAAAAAGACGAGGATAAAATAACCGGATCATGGCATAGGGTGGACATGAGTCTTAAGAGCGCAAACATTAAAAGAGAAAATATATTTACTGAAGGCAATATTACACAAGGCGAGGTGAATTTTTACCTGGGGCATTGCGCAAAGGGAATATTTAATGTTAAAACTTATACTAAGATAACCATCAGGGAGATTTATCCGGGGATAGATTGGATACTCTATACCACTCCTGCGGATCTCTCCCTGCCTTCAACGGAAGCTGGTTCGGGTTTTGGTATGAAGCACGACTTCATTGTTCATCCGGGTGCTGACCCCACGCAAATAAAACTCATTTACGAAGGAAGCGGAAAGCTGAAGGTTAGTAGCGATCAGATACATTTTGAAAATAAATTGGGGGAGCTGACAGAAGGTAAGTTGCTGTGTTATCAGGGCGATCTGTCAGCTGCAATTACTTCCGGTTATTCTGTAAAGAGAACAGGGAAAGATATCGGAAATGGTTTTTCGTATGAGGTCAGAATTAAAACTGGGCAGTACAATATACATGAAACATTAATCATCGACCCACAATTATTTTGGGCTACTTTTTATGGGGGCAGTGGTTTCAATGGACCGAGGGGTATTGACTGCGATGCGAACGGCAACCTATATGTTGCAGGATATTCAAGTTCAGTGAATTTTCCGACACTTGCCTTTGGCGGGGCATACTATGACAATACTTGCGGAGGAGGGCCTCAGGATGTTTACATTTTGCGTTTTACAAATACCGGTGTCCTGACCTGGGCAACATACTATGGAGGCAGCGGAGACGAATTTGGTAACGCCATTGTATGTGATGGAGCTGGTAACGTTTATGTTACCGGCCAAGCCACAGGTAGTTTTCCAACACTTGCACGGGCAGGGGCATATAATCAATCTGTATTCGGAGGAGGAGCCCGTGATGCTTTCGTTTTGCGGTTTAGCAATACAGGAGTACTTACCTGGGCAACTTATTATGGAGGCAGTGGCGATGATATTGGCCAATCAATTACCTGCGACGGATTAAATAATATTTATGTTACCGGACAGGCAGGTTTGGGTTTCCCTACTCAATCATTGGCTGGCGCATATAACCAGGCCGCGTTTGGAGGAGGAGGAGGTACCCCTACTGACGCATTTATTTTACGTTTTGATAATGCAGGTACCTGCGTTTGGGCTACTTATTATGGAGGCATTGCAAACGAGATGGGGACTTGTATTGCCTCTGATGGAGCAAATAACCTGTATGTTACGGGGCAATGTAATAACATTGGTGGAGCTTTCCCATCCCAGGCATGGGCAGGCGCGTATAACCAGAGTGCAGTATCAGGATTCAGCGACATTTTCATTTTACGGTTCAGTAACTCGGGAGTTCGTACCTGGGCCACGCTTTATGGGGGAAGTAATTGGGATATGGCAGGTTCCATTTTATGCGATGCATCCGGTAATATATATGTAACCGGTGAGACGAATAGTGTCGATCTGCCTATCCAGGCGAGGTCGGGAGCTTATAATCAAGCTGTATGGGGCGGTTCGGGATTTACATCCTATGATATATTTGTTTTGCGATTTACAACTGCCGGCGTTCTTAACTGGGCTACCTACTACGGTGGTGCCGGAAACGAATCCTTCGGATCTTATGATAATCTTGAAACTGATATTTGCGGGAATGTTTATGTTGGTTTGTACGCTTCAACCGGATTATACACCTTCGGTACTACAACGTGCAGCCAGTATTACGATCCAAGTGTAAACGGAAGCAGAGATCCTTTTATCATAAAATTCAGTAATGCCGGATCGGTATTGTGGGCTACATTTTTTGGAGGAGGGGGGAACGGTGATTTCAGGGCAGCTTTAGCAACCGATAATAGCGGAAATTTATTTGTTGCTGGTGAATGGGCTGCAGCGGGCGGATATCCGGTTACAAATCCAGGAGGAGGAGCCTATATTGATGCTACCTATAATGGAGGTGAAGACGCCTATTTTGCTAAATTTATTCCCGTGGTTTCTACCTATACTCAGGGGCAGGTAAATGCCACCAGCTGTGCCAGCTGCAATGGCAGTGCTACTATCAATGTAAGTTGCGGTAATCCCAGTTACAATTATGTATGGAGCAATGGTGCCCAAACATTAAATAGTACAAGTGCCACCAATACCATTACCGGCCTTTGTACAGGTACCTATACCGTAACAGTGACCGATGCCGGCTGCATTCCCGTTCCTTATACCACTACTTTTACAATTTCTTCTGTAGGAGGACCTTGTGGAAGTGTCGCCGTCACCGCGACCGGTACAAATGCATGTGCAGGAGATTGTGCAACGGCAATGGCAAATCCGATCGGCGGTACCAGCCCGTACACTTATTTCTGGAGTAACGGTGCTGCCACTCAAAACATAAGTCCCTGCCCGGTGTCAACCACTACTTATACAGTTACAATAACTGATGCCGGCGGAAGTACAGCAACATCAACTACTGTTGTAACGGTAGATCCTGCAGTTATTGTCGGTGCGACCGCAACAAACATAACCTGCAGTGGGGTTGCTGACGGAAGTGTCATTGCCAATCCCGGAAGCGGCACTTCTCCGTATGTATACAGTTGGTCCGCCCCAGGCGGACAAACCACACAAACGGTTACTGGATTATCGCAGGGCAGCTATACTGTAAAAGTAACCGACAGTAAAGGCTGCACATCCACATCCACAACAGCAATAATTTCGCCACCACCGTTATCGGGACAATTTAATAAAGGCACCGCAAGCTGTTCAGGCTGCGGCTGTAAAGAATGGATCATGGTAAATGCAACAGGTGGTACAGGCCCTTACAATTACCTGTGGCCTGATGGTCATATCAATCGGTATAAAAACGGGCTTTGTTCGGGCTCTTCTACAATAAAGATCACTGATAAGAACGGGTGCAGCATAAATGTTAATTTAAGCGGCCCCTGA
- a CDS encoding DUF4199 domain-containing protein, translated as MKDPGIKYGLIAGFIGILLQAFTYLMGVQFMATWWVGILILVAIITMYVILSLRIRKDMGGYITFKDAFIKTFVMCIIAGTISTLFGLLLYHVIDPELPDKLQNAIMEKTMTMMENMGAPQEKIDEVAEQLQEAGNNFSVGAQIKNYFVGILFGAIFALIMGAIIKKARPVFEDTPTNV; from the coding sequence ATGAAGGATCCCGGGATAAAATATGGCTTAATAGCAGGTTTTATTGGTATTTTACTACAGGCGTTCACTTACCTCATGGGGGTTCAATTTATGGCCACCTGGTGGGTAGGCATATTGATCCTTGTTGCAATAATTACCATGTATGTGATCTTATCCCTGCGCATACGTAAAGATATGGGGGGCTATATAACGTTTAAGGATGCCTTTATCAAAACATTCGTGATGTGTATTATTGCAGGCACCATTAGTACCCTGTTCGGTCTGCTTTTATACCATGTCATCGATCCCGAACTTCCCGACAAATTGCAGAACGCCATAATGGAAAAAACAATGACCATGATGGAGAATATGGGCGCTCCGCAGGAAAAAATTGATGAGGTGGCCGAACAATTGCAGGAAGCTGGAAATAATTTCTCCGTAGGGGCGCAGATAAAAAACTATTTTGTGGGGATACTATTTGGCGCTATTTTCGCGTTGATCATGGGCGCTATCATTAAAAAGGCTCGCCCTGTTTTTGAAGATACTCCGACAAACGTATAA
- a CDS encoding glycosyltransferase translates to MLGEESAKSKQTKNIIVGPAFPLRGGIANFNEALCRSFVKAGISSRIISFSLQYPDFLFPGKTQYDKSSSRPQDVKIKTLINSVNPISWYKTAREIKKENPDYIIIRYWLPFMAPCLGTIARLVKWKTSIKVIVIADNILPHEKRFGDESLTNYFIKSCDAFVVMSQSVMDDLKKFIPDPKAAFLPHPIYDIFGEKISREEALQHLGFRQSYRYLLFFGFIRKYKGLDLLLKAMADNRVRNLNLKLLVAGECYEDLAYYNNIIRENRIEGNVVIKADFIPATEVKNYFCAADLIVQPYRTASQSGVTQIAYHFERPMLVTDVGGLGEIVPHLKAGYVVQPAPEAIADAIVHFYANNMETEFTTNVVAEKKRFLWSTFVQGISELYQKI, encoded by the coding sequence ATGCTCGGCGAAGAATCTGCGAAAAGCAAACAAACTAAAAACATCATCGTAGGTCCCGCATTCCCTTTGCGGGGAGGCATCGCGAATTTCAATGAAGCGCTATGCCGTTCATTTGTAAAGGCCGGGATCAGTTCAAGGATCATTTCTTTTTCCCTTCAATATCCTGATTTTTTATTTCCCGGCAAAACACAATATGACAAAAGTTCATCAAGGCCGCAGGACGTTAAGATCAAAACACTTATCAATTCAGTTAACCCAATCAGCTGGTACAAAACGGCCCGGGAAATAAAAAAGGAAAACCCCGATTATATCATTATACGTTACTGGCTTCCTTTTATGGCGCCTTGCCTCGGCACAATTGCCCGGCTTGTAAAGTGGAAAACCTCTATTAAAGTAATTGTTATAGCTGACAATATTTTACCCCACGAAAAGCGCTTTGGCGATGAATCGCTTACCAATTACTTCATCAAATCATGTGACGCGTTTGTAGTCATGTCGCAAAGTGTTATGGATGATCTGAAAAAATTTATTCCAGATCCCAAAGCCGCCTTTTTGCCCCACCCTATTTACGATATTTTCGGTGAAAAAATTTCCCGCGAGGAGGCTCTTCAGCATTTGGGTTTCAGGCAAAGTTACCGTTACCTGTTGTTTTTTGGATTTATACGAAAGTATAAAGGACTTGATCTCTTACTTAAAGCAATGGCCGATAACCGTGTACGAAATTTAAACTTAAAACTTCTGGTTGCAGGTGAATGTTATGAAGACCTTGCTTATTACAACAACATTATCAGGGAGAACAGAATAGAAGGCAACGTAGTAATAAAGGCAGATTTTATTCCGGCAACTGAAGTAAAAAATTATTTCTGCGCGGCAGACCTGATCGTTCAACCTTACAGAACCGCTTCTCAAAGCGGCGTTACACAAATAGCCTATCACTTTGAACGCCCGATGCTTGTAACCGATGTAGGCGGACTCGGGGAAATAGTCCCTCATTTAAAGGCAGGTTATGTAGTGCAACCTGCTCCTGAGGCTATTGCCGATGCTATCGTTCATTTCTATGCGAACAACATGGAAACGGAATTTACCACAAACGTAGTGGCCGAAAAAAAGCGCTTTTTATGGAGCACCTTTGTGCAGGGGATTTCTGAATTATATCAAAAAATATAA